Proteins found in one Verrucomicrobiia bacterium genomic segment:
- a CDS encoding DUF935 family protein, whose translation MANRLTKTWQALKGAGAEMFQFGESNLVDPPSPLASAGKSTTGDSTPVPPAPGTIVKAQVAERWMNQVTRGLTPEAVDDYLTTAISGDTLNQFALFEEMEEKWPELRLALYKHKLKAARRNPRIVPPDHPQNPALAKEKADFANYVFAAMRNWHRTAFNLLDAVGKGVSGAEIDWQMGEIAGRRAAVVIAEMPWVNYRHWSWWWDKPELQLFPDLRNRALHIDVPDRKFVIFHHLSKSGHPARAAMLRPLAWYFLIYLYTMKDWSTLAETFGVDIAHAFCNKDATQEQRNAILLHLSRLAARAGVFDEGTVVNLQRAASSSSFPQEALVKYCSEKALECLLGATLGTQAGTHGARSLGLVQQDETEELVDWTSLLFAGTMTATALRWLMDFNFADPTDNPVMELPGASRRDIAALANVVNTLVNLGLRVPESWAHAQFDIPQPGETTERLLTPSQNNGPDAPENPFNGSAHTSLDVKHSGLRAKVGFAGNAQATTTAPPSTSTGWSER comes from the coding sequence ATGGCCAATCGCCTCACAAAAACATGGCAGGCGCTGAAGGGCGCGGGTGCGGAAATGTTCCAATTCGGCGAGAGCAATCTCGTCGACCCGCCTTCGCCTTTGGCTTCGGCGGGCAAGTCCACCACCGGAGATAGTACGCCCGTTCCTCCGGCGCCCGGCACCATCGTCAAAGCGCAGGTGGCAGAGCGCTGGATGAATCAGGTCACCCGCGGCCTCACGCCCGAAGCGGTGGACGACTATCTCACCACGGCGATCAGCGGCGACACGCTCAATCAGTTCGCGCTCTTCGAGGAGATGGAAGAGAAATGGCCCGAGCTGCGTCTAGCGCTCTACAAACACAAGCTCAAGGCCGCCCGCCGCAATCCGCGCATCGTCCCGCCCGACCATCCGCAGAATCCCGCGCTGGCAAAAGAGAAAGCCGATTTCGCGAACTACGTCTTCGCCGCGATGCGCAACTGGCATCGCACGGCCTTCAATCTCCTCGACGCGGTCGGCAAAGGCGTCAGCGGCGCGGAGATCGATTGGCAAATGGGGGAGATAGCGGGTCGCCGCGCCGCCGTCGTCATCGCCGAAATGCCATGGGTGAATTATCGCCACTGGAGTTGGTGGTGGGACAAGCCCGAGTTGCAGTTGTTCCCCGATCTGCGCAACCGTGCCCTGCACATCGACGTGCCCGACCGCAAATTCGTCATCTTCCACCATCTCTCGAAAAGCGGCCATCCTGCGCGCGCCGCGATGTTGCGTCCGCTCGCCTGGTATTTCCTCATCTACCTCTACACGATGAAGGACTGGAGCACGCTCGCGGAGACCTTCGGCGTCGATATCGCCCACGCGTTTTGCAACAAGGACGCCACGCAGGAACAGCGTAATGCGATCCTCCTGCATCTCTCCCGCCTCGCCGCCCGCGCCGGCGTGTTCGATGAGGGGACGGTCGTCAATCTCCAGCGCGCCGCCAGCAGTAGTTCGTTCCCGCAGGAAGCGCTCGTGAAATACTGCTCTGAGAAAGCGCTTGAATGCCTTCTCGGCGCGACACTCGGCACGCAAGCCGGCACCCACGGCGCGCGTTCGTTGGGATTAGTCCAACAAGATGAAACAGAAGAGTTGGTGGATTGGACGTCTCTCCTCTTCGCGGGAACGATGACCGCCACCGCGTTGCGTTGGTTGATGGACTTCAACTTCGCCGACCCCACCGACAATCCCGTGATGGAATTACCCGGTGCGAGCCGCCGCGACATCGCCGCCCTCGCCAATGTCGTCAACACCCTGGTCAACCTCGGCCTGCGCGTCCCCGAATCCTGGGCCCACGCCCAGTTCGACATTCCACAGCCCGGCGAAACCACCGAGCGCCTGCTGACCCCGAGTCAAAATAACGGTCCGGACGCGCCGGAAAATCCGTTCAATGGTTCTGCGCACACCAGCCTCGACGTCAAACACTCGGGTCTACGAGCGAAAGTGGGGTTCGCAGGTAATGCCCAAGCCACAACCACAGCACCACCATCCACGTCAACAGGATGGTCTGAACGATGA